One window from the genome of Marinobacter sp. es.048 encodes:
- a CDS encoding substrate-binding periplasmic protein yields the protein MKILSQMLALLMFAQVVLAQEVNDGNELLNRPAERTYDIILDSGYLKVGVYENFPPYSYQVDGEPRGIDIELGQRIAEEMGVEFKVHWIIPDENLGDDLRNNVWKGHYLAKQRLADVMLRVPYDKTYAYMQDSTGEYINEQVVLFGPYQQETWQIAYNPEKLDSVETVAVFQYNRIGVEIDTLPDFYLTSAFGGRMREQVRHYTNVADAFEAMRKGEVSAVMGMRSEIDHELAKPQNGAFETAGNGFPGIGKQVWDVGMAIKHTHRQLGYALEAIIDRLVKTGEMNELMIAQKLRYSVPGYYREFLDEQAIARAEGDL from the coding sequence ATGAAAATACTGTCTCAAATGCTTGCCCTGCTGATGTTCGCCCAGGTTGTTCTGGCCCAGGAAGTTAACGACGGAAACGAGCTTCTCAACCGACCTGCGGAACGCACCTACGACATCATCCTGGATTCCGGTTACCTGAAAGTCGGCGTCTACGAGAACTTTCCGCCCTACTCCTACCAGGTGGATGGTGAACCGAGAGGTATCGACATCGAGCTCGGCCAACGGATTGCCGAGGAAATGGGTGTTGAGTTCAAGGTGCACTGGATCATCCCCGACGAAAATCTCGGCGACGACTTGCGAAACAACGTCTGGAAAGGCCATTACCTGGCCAAGCAGAGGCTCGCCGATGTGATGCTCCGGGTGCCCTACGACAAGACCTACGCCTATATGCAGGATTCCACCGGCGAGTACATCAACGAACAGGTCGTTCTGTTCGGCCCGTATCAGCAGGAAACCTGGCAGATTGCCTACAACCCTGAAAAGCTCGATTCCGTCGAAACCGTGGCGGTTTTTCAATACAACCGTATTGGCGTCGAGATAGATACCTTGCCTGATTTTTATCTGACCTCCGCGTTCGGGGGCCGCATGCGGGAGCAGGTTCGCCATTACACCAATGTGGCGGACGCGTTCGAGGCCATGCGCAAGGGTGAGGTAAGTGCCGTCATGGGTATGCGCTCTGAGATCGATCACGAACTGGCGAAGCCCCAGAACGGGGCATTTGAAACCGCCGGTAATGGGTTTCCGGGTATTGGCAAACAGGTATGGGACGTGGGCATGGCAATCAAACACACCCATCGCCAGCTGGGCTATGCCCTTGAAGCCATCATCGACAGGCTGGTGAAAACGGGCGAAATGAACGAGCTCATGATCGCCCAGAAACTCCGTTACAGCGTGCCGGGTTATTACCGGGAATTCCTGGATGAGCAGGCTATCGCCAGGGCTGAAGGGGATCTCTGA
- a CDS encoding alpha/beta fold hydrolase, with product MASKQWLVDDYEAGDLPLTSGETLYSARLRYHRIGELNAPKDNLIMLPTYYGGAAAGNHPWVGGNSPLDPDRYCIVIPALLGAGESSSPSNTAGAQGGPGFPAVSLYDNVMLQKRLVEDIFGDARIALVMGWSMGGMQALQWGCLFPTQVRAVLATCCTARCYPHNRVFLKGVKAALTCDHAFENGRYQSPPERGLRAFGRVYAGWAYSQAFFRHELWREQGFGSIEELLRFWEQDHLGQDANDLLTVLNTWQNGDISDNPVFGMDYEAALSAIAMPTRMMPGTTDLYFTAEDAARDAGRMPGAAFEPLPSDWGHVAGGAGREAASHNRILAAARALLSGKAS from the coding sequence ATGGCGTCGAAGCAATGGCTTGTAGACGATTATGAAGCAGGCGACCTGCCTCTGACTTCCGGCGAAACGTTGTACTCCGCGAGATTGCGGTACCACCGCATCGGCGAGCTGAATGCACCAAAAGACAACCTGATTATGCTGCCCACGTACTACGGTGGTGCAGCCGCGGGTAATCACCCGTGGGTTGGAGGCAACAGCCCCCTGGATCCGGACCGTTACTGCATCGTGATTCCCGCTTTGTTAGGCGCAGGCGAATCATCCTCACCTTCGAACACTGCCGGAGCACAGGGCGGCCCGGGCTTTCCTGCCGTGTCCCTTTATGACAACGTGATGCTACAAAAGCGGTTGGTGGAGGACATCTTCGGAGACGCCCGGATCGCGCTGGTGATGGGCTGGTCCATGGGCGGGATGCAGGCGCTGCAGTGGGGCTGTTTGTTTCCGACGCAGGTGCGCGCGGTGCTGGCCACCTGCTGCACCGCACGGTGCTATCCCCACAACCGGGTATTTCTGAAGGGCGTAAAGGCGGCACTGACCTGTGACCACGCCTTCGAGAATGGCCGCTACCAGAGTCCGCCCGAACGCGGACTCCGGGCCTTCGGCCGGGTTTATGCGGGCTGGGCCTATTCCCAGGCGTTTTTCCGTCACGAGCTCTGGCGCGAACAGGGTTTTGGCTCTATTGAAGAGCTGCTTCGATTCTGGGAGCAGGATCATCTGGGCCAGGACGCCAATGATCTGCTCACCGTACTGAACACCTGGCAGAACGGCGATATCAGCGACAACCCCGTATTTGGCATGGATTACGAAGCGGCGCTCTCTGCCATTGCCATGCCTACCCGAATGATGCCCGGCACCACCGATCTCTACTTTACGGCGGAGGATGCGGCACGAGATGCAGGCCGTATGCCGGGCGCGGCGTTCGAACCCCTGCCTTCGGACTGGGGCCACGTTGCCGGTGGTGCCGGCAGGGAGGCTGCAAGCCACAATCGCATCCTCGCGGCCGCCCGGGCTTTGCTCTCGGGAAAGGCGTCATGA
- the glnT gene encoding type III glutamate--ammonia ligase, with amino-acid sequence MTELTNTQTLKEKLTEAGVKYAIASYVDIHGVTKGKFVPVAHLGQMMEGSELYTGAALDGVPQDISDDEVASMPDPDGLAICPWNRQLAWFPGNLFLNGAPFEACSRNILRRQLSAAADMGYRFNLGIETEFFLFRDTEDGGFAPLSDRDNLGKPCYDPRTLMDNLPIMDELVDAMNELGWDVYSFDHEDANGQFETDFKYADALTMSDRLVFFRMMANEIARKHGAFASFMPKPFADRTGSGAHYNMSLADLKTGENLFEPKGDDLHNCGISKIAYHFTAGVLKHGAAISAVIAPTVNSYKRLVRQGSMSGSTWAPVFMCYGSNNRTNMIRIPGMGGRIECRAADIACNPYLGSALILAAGLEGIRDGLDAGAPHHENMYNYSDAEIAEQGIEYLPRNLGEAVEAFEADPLAKEVFGEAMFNSFIEYKKGEWESYQNHVSSWEVDRYLKMF; translated from the coding sequence ATGACGGAATTGACCAACACCCAGACCCTGAAAGAGAAGCTCACAGAGGCAGGTGTGAAATACGCCATTGCCAGCTACGTGGACATCCACGGTGTGACCAAAGGCAAGTTCGTGCCCGTGGCTCACCTGGGGCAAATGATGGAAGGCTCGGAGCTTTACACGGGTGCCGCCCTGGATGGCGTGCCCCAGGATATCTCCGACGACGAGGTAGCCTCCATGCCGGATCCCGATGGGCTGGCCATCTGCCCCTGGAATCGCCAGCTGGCCTGGTTCCCGGGAAACCTGTTCCTGAACGGCGCGCCTTTCGAAGCCTGTTCCCGGAATATTCTACGGCGTCAGCTGAGTGCGGCGGCGGATATGGGGTATCGCTTCAATCTCGGTATTGAAACCGAGTTCTTCCTGTTCCGGGATACCGAGGATGGCGGCTTTGCCCCGCTGAGTGATCGCGACAACCTGGGCAAGCCCTGTTACGACCCCCGCACGCTCATGGACAATCTGCCCATCATGGATGAGCTGGTGGATGCCATGAACGAGCTGGGCTGGGATGTGTACTCGTTTGATCACGAAGACGCCAACGGCCAGTTCGAGACCGACTTCAAATATGCCGACGCCCTGACCATGTCCGACCGCCTGGTGTTCTTCCGGATGATGGCCAACGAGATTGCCCGCAAACATGGCGCTTTCGCCAGCTTCATGCCCAAGCCCTTTGCCGATCGTACCGGCAGTGGCGCCCACTACAACATGTCGCTGGCGGATCTGAAAACCGGCGAAAACCTGTTCGAGCCCAAGGGCGACGATCTGCACAACTGCGGCATCAGCAAGATCGCCTATCACTTCACCGCAGGTGTGCTGAAACACGGCGCGGCCATCAGCGCGGTGATTGCACCGACGGTTAACAGCTACAAACGGCTCGTTCGCCAAGGCAGCATGTCCGGCTCCACCTGGGCACCGGTGTTCATGTGCTACGGCTCCAACAACCGCACCAATATGATCCGGATTCCCGGCATGGGCGGGCGCATCGAATGCCGTGCCGCAGATATCGCCTGCAACCCCTACCTGGGTAGCGCCCTGATCCTGGCCGCGGGCTTGGAAGGCATTCGGGATGGCCTGGATGCAGGCGCGCCCCACCACGAGAACATGTACAACTACAGCGATGCCGAAATTGCCGAACAGGGCATCGAGTATCTGCCCCGGAACCTGGGCGAGGCCGTGGAGGCCTTTGAGGCCGATCCGCTGGCCAAAGAAGTCTTCGGTGAAGCCATGTTCAACAGCTTCATCGAATACAAGAAAGGGGAGTGGGAGAGCTATCAGAACCACGTGTCGTCCTGGGAGGTCGACCGTTACCTGAAGATGTTCTGA
- a CDS encoding ABC transporter permease has translation MRMINHHPGRVSATLLGLLPFLLIMLIYSLASQERLADNPNDKLLPGLEQMTAAVDRMAFQEDRRSGDYLMWQDTSASLARLGMGVGIAASLALVVGILNGVLPLVRANLAPLVSALSMVPPLAILPILFIVFGLGELSKVMLIVIGTAPIMMRDVAQRVRELPGEQLIKIQTLGANSWQVITRMALPQVLPRLIDAVRLSLGPAWLFLIAAEAIASTEGLGYRIFLVRRYLAMDVILPYVIWITILAIVIDQCLRLANRRLFPWYNAGGH, from the coding sequence ATGCGAATGATCAACCATCACCCCGGGCGTGTTTCCGCTACCCTGCTGGGCCTGCTGCCCTTTCTGTTGATCATGCTCATCTACAGCCTGGCCTCCCAGGAGCGCCTGGCAGACAACCCCAACGACAAACTCCTTCCAGGTCTGGAGCAGATGACCGCGGCCGTGGATCGCATGGCTTTTCAGGAGGACCGTCGCAGCGGCGACTACCTGATGTGGCAGGACACGAGCGCCAGTCTGGCGCGTCTTGGAATGGGCGTCGGTATCGCCGCCTCGCTGGCGCTGGTGGTCGGCATTCTCAATGGGGTGTTGCCACTGGTCAGGGCCAACCTGGCGCCACTGGTCTCCGCTCTCTCCATGGTGCCGCCGCTGGCCATATTACCCATACTCTTCATTGTGTTCGGGCTGGGCGAGCTTTCCAAGGTCATGCTGATCGTGATCGGCACCGCGCCCATCATGATGCGGGATGTGGCCCAGCGGGTCCGCGAACTTCCCGGCGAACAACTGATCAAGATTCAGACCCTGGGCGCGAATTCCTGGCAGGTAATCACCCGCATGGCTTTGCCCCAGGTACTGCCACGCCTGATCGACGCCGTGCGCCTGAGCCTTGGCCCCGCCTGGCTGTTTCTGATTGCCGCCGAGGCGATTGCCTCCACCGAAGGCCTCGGCTACCGGATCTTCCTGGTGCGGCGCTACCTGGCCATGGACGTGATCCTGCCCTATGTCATCTGGATCACCATTCTCGCCATTGTTATCGACCAGTGCCTGCGTCTGGCAAACCGCAGGCTGTTCCCCTGGTACAACGCAGGAGGCCACTGA
- a CDS encoding bifunctional transcriptional activator/DNA repair enzyme AdaA has protein sequence MARNERSAVDREPELSASAPDRMVELARFIESRPDERLTLEDMAAFTGLSASHVQRAFKKTFGVSPKTYQDALRLKAFKQALKRGQTVTDAIYDAGFGSVSRVYGKADRRVGMPPSRYGKGGEGETITHACRQTSLGLLMMAATDQGVCFAEFGDDEAALQDRLQREFPKARLVPSGATASPELDAWIAALDEHLSQNTPRPDVPLDIRGTAFQTRVWKLLLSVREGEIVSYTELAKRLGEPKAVRAVASACGRNRIAVLIPCHRVLRSDGSLGGYRWGLDRKQQLLEQERSASAQ, from the coding sequence ATGGCCCGCAATGAACGCTCGGCGGTGGACCGCGAACCGGAACTGTCTGCCAGTGCGCCAGATAGAATGGTCGAGCTGGCGCGGTTTATAGAAAGCCGGCCGGATGAGCGTCTGACGCTCGAAGACATGGCGGCGTTCACAGGGCTCTCGGCATCCCATGTCCAAAGGGCGTTCAAGAAAACCTTCGGGGTCTCGCCAAAGACTTATCAGGACGCGTTACGCCTGAAGGCATTCAAACAGGCGCTTAAACGTGGTCAAACGGTGACCGACGCCATTTACGACGCCGGATTCGGGTCCGTCAGTCGCGTCTATGGCAAAGCAGACCGACGCGTCGGCATGCCGCCGTCCCGCTATGGCAAGGGTGGGGAAGGTGAAACCATTACCCATGCCTGCCGGCAAACCTCACTCGGCCTGTTGATGATGGCCGCCACCGATCAGGGCGTGTGTTTTGCCGAATTCGGGGATGACGAAGCGGCGCTTCAGGATCGATTGCAGAGAGAGTTTCCGAAGGCCCGACTGGTTCCTTCTGGCGCCACGGCATCGCCGGAGCTGGATGCCTGGATTGCCGCTCTGGACGAACACCTCAGCCAGAACACGCCTCGCCCGGATGTACCTCTGGATATCCGCGGCACCGCTTTCCAGACGAGGGTCTGGAAACTTCTGTTAAGCGTTCGCGAGGGCGAGATCGTGAGCTACACGGAACTGGCAAAGCGACTGGGTGAGCCCAAAGCCGTTCGAGCTGTGGCCTCGGCTTGCGGACGAAACCGTATCGCCGTGCTGATTCCCTGCCACCGTGTCTTGCGAAGCGACGGCTCCCTGGGCGGCTATCGGTGGGGGCTCGACCGAAAGCAGCAGTTGCTCGAACAAGAACGCTCAGCCTCGGCCCAGTAA
- a CDS encoding ABC transporter ATP-binding protein, whose translation MSFITVNNLWKEYGDQVILENLNLSVKQGEFCTLVGASGCGKSTFLKMLLGQETQTRGELLLEGEAFPGEPDRNRGIVFQRYSVFPHLTVRQNVLMGLELEQKPWLGKLFGGARKVALEKVDAMLESVGLSPSANKWPHELSGGMQQRLAIAQSLIMRPRVLLLDEPFGALDPGIRGDMHDLLLKLWQETGTTIFMVTHDLKEGFYLGTRLLVFDKVRNDPHDPQAFGATITYDLPIGQTDRKLFEDIHQSVSETARNQTA comes from the coding sequence ATGAGCTTTATTACTGTTAACAATCTCTGGAAGGAATACGGCGATCAGGTGATCCTGGAGAACCTGAATCTGAGCGTGAAACAGGGCGAGTTCTGCACCCTCGTGGGCGCCTCCGGTTGTGGCAAGTCCACGTTCCTGAAAATGCTTTTGGGCCAGGAAACCCAGACCCGCGGTGAACTGCTACTGGAGGGCGAGGCCTTCCCCGGCGAGCCGGACCGAAACCGGGGTATCGTATTCCAGCGCTACTCGGTGTTCCCCCACCTGACGGTGCGCCAGAACGTGCTAATGGGCCTGGAACTGGAACAGAAACCCTGGCTTGGCAAGCTGTTTGGCGGCGCCCGCAAGGTAGCCCTCGAGAAAGTGGACGCCATGCTGGAGTCGGTGGGCCTGAGCCCATCGGCCAACAAATGGCCCCACGAACTTTCCGGCGGCATGCAACAGCGCCTCGCCATTGCCCAGTCGCTGATCATGCGGCCACGGGTGCTCCTTCTGGACGAGCCTTTCGGCGCATTGGACCCGGGGATTCGCGGTGACATGCACGATCTTCTGTTGAAATTATGGCAGGAGACCGGCACCACCATCTTCATGGTGACCCACGATCTGAAGGAAGGGTTTTACCTGGGGACCCGACTGCTGGTGTTCGACAAGGTGCGGAACGACCCCCATGACCCACAGGCATTCGGTGCCACCATCACCTACGACTTGCCGATCGGGCAGACAGATCGAAAACTGTTCGAAGACATTCACCAGTCGGTCAGCGAGACAGCCCGTAATCAGACAGCATGA
- a CDS encoding class II aldolase/adducin family protein translates to MSEPLSIPSKKEQVSAEEWQLRVDLAAAYRLIALYGWDDLIFTHISLRIPGDEHHFLINPYGMMFEEITASSLVRIDQEGNKVNPDDFDINPAGFTIHSAIHAIREDAACVMHTHTTAGVAVSAQKEGLLPLSQQSLFPLSGLAYHDYEGVALREDEKVRLQADLGHARFMILRNHGLLTTGPSVAEAFLGMYILQRACEVQIQAMSGGQPLVQIPDSILSSIREQAKQVTKGMGGNLAWPGLLRKLDRIDPGFRD, encoded by the coding sequence ATGTCTGAACCCTTATCGATTCCGTCCAAGAAAGAACAGGTGAGTGCTGAAGAATGGCAACTGCGCGTTGATCTTGCCGCCGCCTACCGCCTGATTGCCCTCTACGGTTGGGACGATCTGATCTTCACGCATATTTCCCTGCGGATTCCCGGTGACGAGCACCATTTCCTGATCAATCCTTACGGCATGATGTTCGAGGAAATCACAGCCTCCAGCCTGGTACGCATCGATCAGGAAGGTAACAAGGTCAACCCTGACGATTTCGACATCAACCCGGCCGGTTTCACTATCCACAGTGCCATCCATGCGATTCGGGAGGATGCCGCCTGCGTAATGCACACCCACACCACTGCCGGTGTAGCCGTGTCAGCTCAGAAGGAAGGCCTGCTGCCGTTGTCCCAGCAGAGCCTGTTCCCGCTCTCGGGTCTTGCCTACCACGACTACGAAGGCGTGGCTTTGAGGGAAGACGAGAAAGTGCGCCTGCAGGCAGATCTGGGCCACGCCCGTTTCATGATCCTGCGCAACCACGGCCTGCTGACCACCGGGCCCAGCGTAGCCGAAGCCTTCCTGGGCATGTACATCCTCCAGCGTGCCTGCGAAGTCCAGATCCAGGCCATGTCCGGGGGCCAGCCGCTGGTGCAGATTCCGGACAGCATTCTCAGTTCGATCCGTGAACAGGCCAAGCAGGTCACCAAGGGTATGGGCGGCAACCTCGCCTGGCCGGGACTGCTGCGGAAGCTGGATCGCATTGATCCCGGTTTCAGAGATTAA
- a CDS encoding PQQ-dependent methanol/ethanol family dehydrogenase, translated as MRTNKFGIRIAASALAMAVSCGAHAVTDEDIINDHKTPEDIVSYGMGTQGQRYSILEDLNTSNVQYLQPAWAFSFGSEKMRGQESQPLIKDGVMYVTASYSRIYAVDARTGEEIWQYDARLPDGIMPCCDVVNRGAAIYGDKVIFGTLDAKLVALNKDTGKPMWIKKVADYQAGYAITAAPMVIKGKVITGVSGGEFGIVGKVEAYDANTGDLVWTRPTVEGHMGYIYKDGKKIENGISGGKAGVTWPGEMWKNGGAATWLGGTYDADTDSLFFGTGNPAPWNSHLRPGDNLFSSSRLAIDPDDGSIKWHFQTTPNDGWDYDGVNELISFDYEENGKTVKAAATADRNGFFYVLNRENGDFIRGFPFVDKITWAEGLDPETGRPIYTEGGRPGNPADMDGSKGETVLAQPAFLGGKNWMPMAFSQQTGLFYVPSNEWSMDIWNEPVSYKKGAAFLGAGFTIKPANDEYIGVLRAMDPKTGEEVWRYENTAPLWGGVMTTAGGLVFTGTPEGHLKAFDAKTGEELYRFNTGSGVVGTPVTWTMDGEQYVSVASGWGGAVPLWGGEVAKVVKDFNQGGMVWTFKLPKDRVASN; from the coding sequence ATGAGAACCAACAAGTTCGGGATTCGCATCGCGGCCAGCGCCCTGGCCATGGCAGTTTCCTGCGGGGCCCATGCGGTAACCGACGAAGACATCATCAACGATCACAAGACCCCTGAAGACATTGTCAGCTACGGCATGGGTACTCAGGGACAGCGCTACAGCATCCTGGAAGACCTGAACACCAGCAACGTTCAGTACCTACAGCCGGCCTGGGCTTTCTCCTTCGGAAGCGAAAAAATGCGCGGCCAGGAATCCCAGCCGCTGATCAAGGACGGCGTCATGTATGTGACGGCTTCCTATTCCCGAATCTATGCCGTTGATGCCAGAACCGGCGAAGAAATCTGGCAGTACGATGCCCGTCTGCCCGATGGCATCATGCCCTGCTGCGACGTGGTAAACCGGGGAGCTGCCATCTACGGCGACAAGGTGATCTTCGGAACCCTTGACGCCAAACTGGTTGCCCTGAACAAGGACACCGGCAAGCCGATGTGGATCAAGAAAGTGGCGGATTACCAGGCCGGTTATGCGATCACCGCCGCACCCATGGTCATCAAGGGCAAGGTCATCACCGGCGTTTCAGGGGGTGAATTCGGCATTGTTGGCAAGGTTGAAGCCTACGACGCCAACACCGGGGATCTGGTTTGGACCCGTCCGACGGTAGAAGGCCACATGGGCTACATCTACAAGGATGGCAAAAAGATCGAGAACGGCATTTCCGGTGGCAAGGCTGGCGTGACCTGGCCCGGCGAAATGTGGAAGAACGGCGGCGCTGCGACCTGGCTGGGCGGCACCTACGATGCGGACACTGACTCCCTGTTCTTCGGTACCGGTAATCCGGCCCCGTGGAATTCACACCTCCGCCCCGGCGACAACCTGTTCTCCTCATCACGTCTGGCGATCGACCCGGACGATGGCAGCATCAAATGGCACTTCCAGACCACCCCGAACGATGGCTGGGACTATGACGGTGTCAACGAGCTGATCTCCTTTGACTACGAAGAAAACGGCAAGACCGTGAAAGCGGCGGCCACTGCCGACCGTAACGGGTTCTTCTACGTTCTGAATCGCGAGAACGGCGACTTTATTCGTGGCTTCCCGTTCGTTGACAAGATCACTTGGGCAGAGGGCCTCGATCCGGAGACCGGTCGTCCGATCTATACCGAAGGCGGGCGTCCCGGCAACCCTGCTGACATGGACGGCAGCAAAGGTGAAACCGTTCTTGCTCAGCCGGCTTTCCTGGGTGGCAAAAACTGGATGCCGATGGCGTTCAGCCAGCAAACCGGTCTGTTCTATGTGCCCTCGAATGAGTGGTCCATGGACATCTGGAATGAGCCGGTATCTTACAAGAAAGGCGCGGCCTTCCTGGGTGCAGGCTTTACCATCAAGCCGGCCAACGATGAATACATCGGTGTACTTCGGGCCATGGACCCGAAAACAGGCGAGGAAGTCTGGCGTTATGAGAACACAGCTCCGCTGTGGGGTGGTGTGATGACCACTGCCGGGGGCCTGGTATTCACCGGTACTCCAGAGGGTCACCTGAAGGCGTTTGATGCCAAGACGGGCGAAGAGCTCTACCGCTTCAACACCGGTTCCGGTGTGGTGGGCACGCCCGTTACCTGGACCATGGACGGCGAGCAGTACGTCTCTGTGGCTTCCGGCTGGGGCGGCGCGGTTCCGCTCTGGGGTGGCGAAGTGGCCAAGGTGGTGAAGGACTTTAACCAGGGCGGTATGGTCTGGACCTTCAAGCTGCCGAAGGATCGGGTTGCCAGCAACTGA
- the pedF gene encoding cytochrome c-550 PedF → MATSFSLKAIVASAMFGLAGFAMAHGNVTPQEVDTGNLPELGDDVRIENPFREGNEFDEFNAQAVKIGESAYAGNCAACHGIRAMSGGLTPDLRELTEWDDEYYIGRVMNGTDRGMPSWKKSMDQSAMWAIRTYVESLPAPE, encoded by the coding sequence ATGGCAACGTCCTTTTCACTCAAAGCAATCGTGGCTTCGGCCATGTTTGGCCTGGCCGGCTTCGCGATGGCGCACGGCAACGTCACACCACAGGAAGTGGATACGGGCAATCTGCCAGAGCTGGGCGATGACGTGCGCATTGAAAATCCGTTCCGTGAGGGCAATGAGTTTGACGAGTTCAATGCGCAGGCTGTCAAAATCGGCGAGAGCGCCTATGCCGGCAACTGTGCTGCCTGCCATGGCATCCGGGCAATGTCCGGGGGGCTGACGCCGGATCTTCGCGAGCTCACCGAGTGGGACGACGAGTATTACATCGGGCGGGTGATGAACGGTACCGATCGTGGCATGCCTTCCTGGAAAAAGAGCATGGATCAGAGCGCCATGTGGGCGATCCGCACTTATGTGGAATCTCTGCCGGCGCCGGAGTGA
- a CDS encoding Crp/Fnr family transcriptional regulator yields MAVPDVETVMRSCPLLAGFPDTAFREVAAMARTRRFGADDPIYARGSMQSTLCVIASGTVRITSVNAAGREATLIIFDAGSWFGDTVFSPGMPRVYGATAHEEAVIVELPGEGFRQLMASYPESYPIALDLVSRRLWSAMSIIEDDALRGVTARIGRRLLFLAEIQGVRTSSVEPVALKLTREQLANMMGMTRQGVHSRIKALESQGLLALGYGQITLCSPRALQTHIQSLD; encoded by the coding sequence ATGGCGGTGCCAGACGTTGAAACGGTGATGCGTTCCTGCCCTTTATTGGCGGGCTTCCCGGATACGGCTTTTCGGGAAGTGGCGGCCATGGCCAGAACGCGACGGTTTGGCGCCGATGATCCCATTTATGCTCGGGGGTCGATGCAGTCAACACTCTGCGTGATTGCCAGTGGGACCGTGCGGATCACCTCGGTGAATGCAGCCGGCCGCGAGGCGACGCTGATCATCTTTGATGCCGGCTCCTGGTTCGGGGATACCGTGTTCTCGCCGGGTATGCCCAGAGTTTATGGAGCGACGGCCCACGAGGAAGCTGTCATCGTCGAGTTGCCTGGCGAAGGGTTCCGGCAACTCATGGCAAGCTATCCTGAGAGCTATCCGATTGCTCTGGACCTTGTCAGCCGGCGACTCTGGTCAGCCATGTCGATTATTGAGGACGACGCCCTGCGAGGCGTGACCGCCCGGATTGGGCGGCGCTTGCTGTTCCTGGCGGAAATCCAGGGCGTGCGCACCTCATCGGTGGAACCGGTCGCTCTGAAACTGACACGCGAGCAGCTGGCCAACATGATGGGCATGACCCGGCAAGGGGTGCACAGTCGTATCAAGGCCCTCGAAAGCCAGGGGTTACTCGCCTTGGGCTACGGACAGATCACCCTTTGCAGTCCCCGCGCCTTGCAGACTCATATCCAATCGCTTGATTAA
- a CDS encoding HD domain-containing protein, with translation MSDVNAPQAQFTHMKDGKAEDWQTIAKSFGQFAKGLPDRILEHLKLLEGDFGGFPIDRLSHCLQTATLAYRDGKDDEYVVCALLHDIGDTLGTYNHADVAAVLLEPFVSEANHWMVKHHAIFQGYYFFHYLGMDRDMRNEYRDHPHFERTIEFVSKYDSPAFDPEGETLPLEFFEPMVRKVFAQPVKSLYKDAEAAME, from the coding sequence ATGAGTGACGTCAATGCGCCCCAGGCGCAGTTCACCCATATGAAAGACGGCAAGGCGGAGGACTGGCAGACCATCGCAAAGTCATTCGGACAGTTTGCCAAAGGGCTTCCGGACAGGATTCTGGAGCACCTGAAACTGCTGGAGGGCGATTTTGGCGGTTTTCCGATCGACCGGCTTTCCCATTGCCTGCAGACGGCCACCCTGGCCTACCGGGATGGCAAGGATGACGAATACGTGGTCTGTGCCCTGCTGCACGACATCGGCGACACCTTGGGCACCTACAACCACGCCGATGTGGCAGCAGTATTGCTGGAACCCTTTGTCAGCGAAGCCAATCACTGGATGGTTAAACATCACGCCATCTTCCAGGGCTACTACTTCTTCCATTACCTCGGCATGGACCGGGACATGCGTAACGAGTATAGGGACCACCCCCACTTCGAGCGCACCATCGAATTTGTCAGCAAATACGATTCCCCGGCCTTTGATCCCGAGGGCGAGACCCTGCCCCTCGAGTTCTTCGAACCCATGGTGCGCAAGGTCTTTGCCCAGCCGGTAAAGTCGCTCTACAAGGATGCCGAAGCCGCCATGGAATAA